From Alteromonas sp. BL110:
TACTTATAGTCGATGTTTTCATGGTATTTTTGCCGTTAAATTTCGCGGCGTATAGCGCTTCGTCAGCGATGGATAAAATATCATGCGCTGGGTCTTCAGTTACTTCGATACCAGGTAAGATGTTTACTATCCCAAATGAGCAAGTTGTACTAAATGTGTGCTCTTTTGAAACAAATATTGTGGACGAAATTTCTTGGCGAATTCTCTCTACAATATTATCAGCATTAAGAGAAGCGTGCTCACTGGTAAACAAGATTACAAATTCATCGCCGCCCAAACGTGCAATACAGTCACTCGGACTCAAATATTTTTTTACAATCTGAGTGATGTTCTTCAACAATACATCACCACTGGAATGACCGTAGTTGTCGTTGATATTTTTAAAATTATCAACATCAAATATGCATACCACTAATCGATTTATGTCGCTATTTTTAATCCTAAAAATGGCATCATTTAGCTTTACTTCTAAAAAACTACGCGAGAGTGCTTGAGTTAAATGATCGTACATCAATCGATTGTTGAGCGTACGTCTTTCTTTATAAAGTCCATCAATGTGAAGCACTAGAACCCATGCGATGGTGCTGGTAACTACAAAAGAGCCAAGCCATGTGAGCGGTGGAAGGTCGATAATTTCGATACCGGTTAGGGTATCGCCAATACCGGTTATAAGCCATAGAGTGTTAGCTAAAAGTAACAGTAGAATAGGGCCGCTTTCTTCAAGTCTTGAGCGCTGCCGGACAAAAACTCGAACGAGTATATATATGCAGTACGATCCCAATACTAAAATCCAAAGACCCCAGATTTCGAAAAGTAGCCCGTACTTTAGCCCGGTATAGTACCTAGACGTAGCATAAAAGGCGTTGTCTAAAAAATAGGGGCTAGGTATTGCAGTTAAAAGAGAAAATATTCCGCAAACGACATAACACCATTTCAATAAATACGGAGCTTTGTACTTATAAAAAGCAAGATAAAAATGCAGGCTGGTGACTAGAGTGAACATAGCCCCAATAATGGTAAGTCTATTTGAAACACTAAGAGCAAAAAGATTCTCACCTGCATTGACCAGTACACCAAAAGCCCCGAAGAAAATTGAACTTATGAAAGCCGAAAGAGCAAATAGGAAATAGTACTTAACGGGCTCTTGGTGGTGGAAAGTTAAGCGATAATAGAGCAAAGCAAAAAAAAAGCTCATCAGCAAGCAGATGCTAGATGTCACAAAAAGCGGAAGCGACAATGTGTTGATCATGTTATAGCTATTTTCCTGAACGAGCTCATCATCTTATTTTAGTGTAGAGCAATTATCCTTCTAGAGTAACTTTTTCAATATTCTAAAACATTAATGGTTTTTAAGGCTGCAGCATTGTTTGAATTTCTTGTTGCTACCGCAAACGCATAGGAGGTTTCTTCCGTACTTAATTTTTCCGCAGTCGTCGTGTAGTACACCGTCGTGATAACGCCACTTACCGTCTTCAATATTAAAATTTGACGTTTCGTGAAGCTGATACATGCTTTTATTTTCAAAGTAGTAAGCAGTGAATTCAACGACGGCAGTATTGGGCTTGGCGATGGACTTTAAATTAGGCTCAGAGATAGGCTCGGCGTCGGTCAGCGCTTCGACTTTAGCGGGAACATGTACAGAATTGTCTATCGAACTAGCTTCAGTGCTGCCGATCGAGTTACCCACCAAGCTATCTTTGGAGTTAGTCGCTAGAGTGGGGTGTACTTTCAACGCAAACCATGTCGCACCTTGTGCACTTTGAACCAAATCTTCTACACAAAGATCTTGCTGTTTTTCTTTGGTGTAGGTTTCCAAAATGTATTGATAATGCGCTGTAGCGTAAGCTGAAAATCGTGAGCGCATAAGTTGCTCTGCAGAACTAGGGTTTTTAACGCCCTTAATAAAAGGTTCGCAGCATTCGTTGAAGGGCTTTGAAGAGCAACAGTAACAGCGCATAAGACAACTCGCAATTTAAGAGAATTACAAAGCGCTACAGTATAAATAGAAGTGGCGTTAGCCCCAACTTTTTTAAACGTAAATGTTGCCGATATTCAAAGAATCCGTGGCGGTCCGTGCCTAAGGGTACATGTTAAAGAGTCCACACCAAAGAGCGGTGTGAGAATATATGTTTAGACTTTGCTAACGGCTCTCTATTCAAGCAAAAGCAAGATTTAAGCATAAACAGGCTTTGTATCACCAAGGGCCTAATGCAACGTTTTGTTCGTCATTAATGCTGTTAACACGCACATTCACTAGGCTGACAGAGTACAGCTCACAAAGCTTTCTAATCATTTCACTGTCTGTTGGTTGAAGGTCTAAATCGATGTTTTCTACATAAAGCGTTTTACACTGACCGCCCGTAATAAGCTTACTGATCCATTCTGGTATCTTCTCTTTTACGGGCTTTTGTATACGAATAGCGTGATCAACGTTTTTTGAAAACGACACCGTATTTGAAAGCAGATAATTCCAACCTTTGTTGTTACTTCCTTTTCCATTACCTTGTTTTTCGCCAGGAAACCCTTCAATCGGCAAAGGTAGTTGAACAACATTTGAAACCGAAGCGCGCAAAGCATTAAATCGTGAAACTGAAGATGTGTTCATAGTAAAACCCTTTATGCATTTGCCCTAAAGTTCATAATTCGAACCTCGGGAATACTGTTATTAATTATTACTGTTTACATATACAGTGTGTATGCGTATACAGTATTCATAAAAGAGGGTTTTGGCAAGTATTTAGTTGTACTTTTTTCACACAAATTGGCGCTTCCTCAGTAACTATATAAAAGATAATGGTTTTTTTGTTCTATCGAATTCTGAAGGAAGTATTCATACTCCGATTAAGGTAAGATGCGCGCGAATTTTACATAGAAAACTACTGTATAAAGCTGGAGGAGCGTTGAGCGCATTAATACATTTAGGCTACTTGGGGATGTTCTTATCGGCATTTTTGGCTGCCACTATATTGCCTTTTAGTTCTGAAATTGTGCTTAGTGCTTTATACAGTAATGGGTTGAGCTGGGTGTTGTTGCTTGTTGTTGCTTCGTTAGGAAATGTACTGGGCTCGGTAGTGAATTATGCATTGGGCTTCAGGTTCGGAAAAGAAATTGCGACGCATAAGTTAAAAGTAAGCGAAGCGGCGTTTAATCGTGCAAGCCACACCTTTACAAAGTGGGGGAAGTGGAGCTTGTTTTTATGCTGGGTACCTATTATTGGAGACCCTATAACGCTAGTAGCAGGTGTACTGAGAAGCCCGCTTTGGTTTTTTATCCTCGCGGTAACTATTAGCAAAACAGCGCGTTATGCTGCGCTGCTTTATGTACTTAATTGAATGTTTTTCGGCTTTAGTTTTCTCACGCCACTGCGTTTTTGTCTCTCGACTTCTTTTGGCTTTTTTTTCGGTACAATACATACCACTGCTTCATTCTTGGGCTCATTAATATCAGTCCAACCATCCAATACCAAACCGGCTCTTGCCAAAAAGTTTTTTGCGACCAACTGAAATGCAGTAGTGCAAGGGGCAGTATCAAGTAAATGCTGTTATGAAGCTTTTGCCATTTTCTACCCATGTTGCGCTGGATGCGCTTAAACGACGTAGCCGTAAGTGCTAAAAGAAGAAGTAGTGCCGCCATGCCAACAATAATATAAGGCCTGCTTACTATCTCGCTAGCAATTAATGCCATATCAAGCTGAAGCTCAAACAAAATGTAAGTGAGCAGGTGTGCAATGGCGTACACAAAGGTGTATACGCCAATCATACGTCTGAATTGCATCGGTTCAGGGCTAGGGAGCCACTTAGCAAGTGGGCTAAGAGTAAGTGTTAGTAAAAGAAAGTGTATTGCCCAGGTTCCGGTTTCGTTGATGAGCGTGTTTACAGGGTCTGGACCAAGCTGATCGGTTATCCCTGCAAAAAACAACCAAGCGATGTAGCCTAATGCGAAAAGGTGAATAAGACCTTTTAGGCCACGACGTTGCCAGATAGAGAATCGAAACGGTTTTTTTCTTAGCGTCATTAATCGTACAACTTAATAAGAGAACGGAAAATAGGGGCAATTGCTTTAAGGTGGGGAGCGGTTAAATTACATCTGGTCCCCCACTAGCAAAGAATTTTACTCATTAATAATAACGGGATAAATCCATATCTTTGTACAATGGCGCAACTTCGGTATAGCCGTTAAACATTTGGGTGTCGATGCGATTTCTAGCGAGTAGCCCACCTGTGGTTATTCTTCGTTCACTGGACTGACTCCATCTAGGGTGTGATACGTTTGGGTTTACGTTGGCGTAAAAACCATATTCATTGGCGGCCAGTCTATTCCAGGTGGTAGGGGGCTTCTTGTCGGTAAGGCGAATTCTTACAATAGACTTAATACTCTTAAAGCCGTATTTCCACGGTACAACAAGTCTGATAGGTGCGCCGTTTTGAGGCGGCAAGGTTTTCCCGTAAAGGCCAACCGACATAAGCGTTAACGGGTGCATGGCTTCATCAAGTCGCAAGCCTTCTACATATGGGTAATCAATACCGCCACCGGTAAAGCGATTTCGTTGTCCAGGCATTTGCTCAGGGTCATATAAAGTTTCAAATGCTACATATTTGGCTGACATCAACGGATCGGCTTGTTTTAATAACGCCCCTAACTCAAACCCAATCCAAGGCACCACCATCGACCATGCTTCAACACAGCGCAAACGGTAAATGCGCTCTTCTAAGGGAAAGCGTTTGGTTAAGGCATCGTGATCAAGTTCAAGAGGGTTTTTCACCATGCCATCAACTTTTAACGTCCACGGATTGGTTTGAAATCCAGTCGCATTCTTGGCTGGCGCATCTTTAGAGGTACCAAACTCATAAAAATTGTTGTAGCTGGTGACTTTATCTTCAGGCGTTCGGGTTTCCGCTATTTGAAATTTAGATGGTTGGCTAAACTCAAGCGCTTTCCCCTTAAACGCAGCTTTTTCTTCCTCATCTTCCCAAAACCAACCTGCAGCACCTGCTGACTTTGCTAACAGTGTGGACGCGCCCACAAAGCCCATAGATTTGAGCAATGAACGACGATTCATATAAACGTTTTCACTGGTTACGTCATTGTCAGTTAATTTTACTGAGGATTTAAATGGTTTTGCCATCACTTTACCTTTATCTGCCGTTAAAAACGCCGTTTCTAAATGGGTTCTCTGTGTATGTTTGACACTTGAGAATGTTCTGGCGCGCATTAAGCTTTACTTAATGTCTTTACATATCTGGTAATACGAGCGCACAGTAATTAAGTTTTAGGTTCGTATTAAATTGGACCTTAAAACTTGGTATTAAATTTCAAGAAAATGCGGTGTTGTTACAATTCTTCGATTTTGACATGTTGTAATAATGGCAGTAGGGTTTAAATCAGACAAAAAAGTTGATGTTCACAGCGAAGGAAAGCACCCTATGAGAGTATTTTCGGCAATCGTGTTTGTCTTGTGCGTACATGTGGCAAATATCAGTTGGGCTAACGAATTATCCAACATCGATGCATTTCCTTTCATCGAGCGTAGTTCAGATAAAGGTGCAGCCCTATATTACTCCATTATTTCGGGCACCCCAAATCAAAGCGAAGCTTCTACGCTTAGTGCAATTGAAAACATATTAACTGACCCCAACGTGCAATTGCCCGATATGGTAGTAGCTTCACTCGGTCTTCAATTTTTATCAGCGAACATCGCTAACGGTACTTCTCCACTTTTGCTGGAAGATATATCCGACCTGTATGAAAAAGCCAAAGCAAATTTAAAGAACGATAGGTTGCAGCGTCGAAACTTTTTAAGCTGCATGCTTTATGGGAATAAAAAAGTAAAATACACCCTTAAAGCGTTGGACACTTTGGTTGATGCAAATGATGAATA
This genomic window contains:
- a CDS encoding sulfite oxidase heme-binding subunit YedZ, which codes for MTLRKKPFRFSIWQRRGLKGLIHLFALGYIAWLFFAGITDQLGPDPVNTLINETGTWAIHFLLLTLTLSPLAKWLPSPEPMQFRRMIGVYTFVYAIAHLLTYILFELQLDMALIASEIVSRPYIIVGMAALLLLLALTATSFKRIQRNMGRKWQKLHNSIYLILPLALLHFSWSQKTFWQEPVWYWMVGLILMSPRMKQWYVLYRKKSQKKSRDKNAVA
- a CDS encoding deoxyguanosinetriphosphate triphosphohydrolase, yielding MNTSSVSRFNALRASVSNVVQLPLPIEGFPGEKQGNGKGSNNKGWNYLLSNTVSFSKNVDHAIRIQKPVKEKIPEWISKLITGGQCKTLYVENIDLDLQPTDSEMIRKLCELYSVSLVNVRVNSINDEQNVALGPW
- a CDS encoding YchJ family protein, whose translation is MRCYCCSSKPFNECCEPFIKGVKNPSSAEQLMRSRFSAYATAHYQYILETYTKEKQQDLCVEDLVQSAQGATWFALKVHPTLATNSKDSLVGNSIGSTEASSIDNSVHVPAKVEALTDAEPISEPNLKSIAKPNTAVVEFTAYYFENKSMYQLHETSNFNIEDGKWRYHDGVLHDDCGKIKYGRNLLCVCGSNKKFKQCCSLKNH
- a CDS encoding YqaA family protein, yielding MFLSAFLAATILPFSSEIVLSALYSNGLSWVLLLVVASLGNVLGSVVNYALGFRFGKEIATHKLKVSEAAFNRASHTFTKWGKWSLFLCWVPIIGDPITLVAGVLRSPLWFFILAVTISKTARYAALLYVLN
- a CDS encoding GGDEF domain-containing protein, translating into MINTLSLPLFVTSSICLLMSFFFALLYYRLTFHHQEPVKYYFLFALSAFISSIFFGAFGVLVNAGENLFALSVSNRLTIIGAMFTLVTSLHFYLAFYKYKAPYLLKWCYVVCGIFSLLTAIPSPYFLDNAFYATSRYYTGLKYGLLFEIWGLWILVLGSYCIYILVRVFVRQRSRLEESGPILLLLLANTLWLITGIGDTLTGIEIIDLPPLTWLGSFVVTSTIAWVLVLHIDGLYKERRTLNNRLMYDHLTQALSRSFLEVKLNDAIFRIKNSDINRLVVCIFDVDNFKNINDNYGHSSGDVLLKNITQIVKKYLSPSDCIARLGGDEFVILFTSEHASLNADNIVERIRQEISSTIFVSKEHTFSTTCSFGIVNILPGIEVTEDPAHDILSIADEALYAAKFNGKNTMKTSTISSFTRF
- the msrP gene encoding protein-methionine-sulfoxide reductase catalytic subunit MsrP — its product is MAKPFKSSVKLTDNDVTSENVYMNRRSLLKSMGFVGASTLLAKSAGAAGWFWEDEEEKAAFKGKALEFSQPSKFQIAETRTPEDKVTSYNNFYEFGTSKDAPAKNATGFQTNPWTLKVDGMVKNPLELDHDALTKRFPLEERIYRLRCVEAWSMVVPWIGFELGALLKQADPLMSAKYVAFETLYDPEQMPGQRNRFTGGGIDYPYVEGLRLDEAMHPLTLMSVGLYGKTLPPQNGAPIRLVVPWKYGFKSIKSIVRIRLTDKKPPTTWNRLAANEYGFYANVNPNVSHPRWSQSSERRITTGGLLARNRIDTQMFNGYTEVAPLYKDMDLSRYY